The region ATATTTTCTTGTACGGCCGGAATGGGATCTTCAAGAATTTGTTCTCCTGCTAGGGCTTCACTTTGATTTTCAATATGATTGTTGATGAGAGTGTCTACGCTGGTTCCATTAGGAACTCCACTAAGGGTCTGTTCTAGCTCCTGAGCATCAGGCTGTGCATTTTCTTCTGGCTTAAATGTACTTTGCAAACCAAGTTGATCAGCATAATATTGAGCCTGGTGACTAATGTTGTTTGGGTTTTTATTGCCGTCGTCATTAATTTCTATCTCGTCCATATATGCGTGAGAGCCTGTACTCATGGGGATAAATGGTTCCGGTGAGGCCTCTACGGAAACAGATATGGAATGGAATGTTTCAAAGGTGTTACCTTCATCTTTCACAGTTGTAGTCACGTTTAAGCTGAAGTCCCCGGAGAAGTCTTCTGGGGTGTTAAGCTGTAATCCTTCTATCTCTTCCGGTTCAAGACTCCATGATCCGTCTTCGTTTTTAAGCCCAGCTGAAAGAACAGAGCCTTCTGGCAGATCCAAAATAGTCAGGCTTAATGTTTTGTTCTCAGCTACGGCTTCGGCCTGCATATTCAAATATATAGGTTCACCTTGGGTTCCGGAAACGTCTTCGGTACTGAGTAAAGGACCATCTGGATCACCTTCGACAGAAATGGTAACAGCAATATCCTGAGTAGTTACCAGAGTGTCGCCATCGGCTTCAACGTTGACGAACCCCAGACTTAAATTAACTTCACCAGAGAAGTTCTCCGGTGGGGTAAACGTCATCACTTCTAAGTCGCTGGGATCAACGGTCCACGTTCCGTCCAAATTTTGAGTGCCGACAGAAAGAGTTCCACCTTCGGGCACACCGGATACAGTTATTACCGTAACATTTTCCGAGCCGTCCATGTCTTGATATGAGAAGTTCGCATCAATGGCGATGGCGGCGTCTTCGTTGCCGATAGAGTCGGTCGCGTTGACGATTACCTCATCAGCCTCACCAGCAACGCTAATAGCAATATCCTGAGTAGTTATCAGAGTGTCGCCATCGGCTTCCGCATTGACGAACCCCAGACTTAAATTAACTTCACCAGAGAAGTTCTCCGGTGGGGTAAATGCCATCACTTCTAAGTCGCTGGAATCAACGGTCCACGTTCCGTCTAAATTTTGAGTGCCGACAGAAAGAGTTCCGCCTTCGGGCACACCGGATACGGTTATTACCGTGACAATTTCCGAGCCGTCCATGTCTTGATATGAGAAGTCCGCATCAATGGCGATGGCTGTGTCTTCGCTGCCGATAGAGTCGGTCGCGTTGACGATTACCTCATCAGCCTCACCAGCAACGCTAACAGTAATATCCTGAGTAGTTACCAGAGTGTCGCCATCGGCTTCCTCGTTAACGAACCCGAGGCTTAAATTAACTTCACCAGAGAAGTTTTCCGATGGGGTAAATGTCATCCCTTCTAGGTCACTAGGATCAACTGTCCACGTTCCGTCCATATTCTGGGTGCCCACGGAAAGGGTTGCGCCTTCGGGCACACCGGATACAATTATTGCTGTGACAATTTCCGAGCCGTCCATGTCTTGATATGAGAAGTCCACATCAATGGCGATGGCTGTGTCTTCGCTGCCGATAGAGTCGGTCGCGTTGACGATTACCTCATCAGCCTCACCAGCAACGTTAACAGTAATATCCTGGGTAGTTACCAGAGTGTCGCCATCGGCTTCCTCGTTAACGAATCCGAGGCTCAAATTAACTTCACCAGAGAAGTTTTCCGATGGGGTAAATGTCATCCCTTCTAGGTCACTAGGATCAACTGTCCACGTTCCGTCCATATTCTGGGTGCCCACGGAAAGGGTTGCGCCTTCGGGGACACCGGAGACAGTTATTGCTGTGACAGTTTCCGAGCCGTCTACGTCCTGATATGAGAAGTCTGCATTAATGGTTATGGCAGTGTCTTCCTTGCCAGCTGCATCTGTTGCATTGACGGTTACTGCGTCAGCTACCCCAACAATGTCTAGAGTCATAGTTGACGATGATGTGGCAGTTTCCCCGGTTTCAGGCTCGGTGCTGGTAGCTGTTACCGTGAGGATAAATTCTCCGCTCTGGTTTTGTGCCGGGGTCATCGTCAATCCATCTAGATCATCCGCAGCTAACGTCCATGATCCGTCTGCATTCTGCGTTCCGGCGTCCAGAGTTGCACCAACTGGAACCCCTGTCACTGTGACTTCCAAAATTTCACTGCCGTCAGTTAGTGAGACTCCAAGATCGAGAGGAATATCAGTGTCTTCTATACCTACTGCCTCTTGCGGTTCTACAACTGCCGCATCCGCTATGGGAGCTACGCTAACAGTCAAATCTGTAGCAGAAGAAGCTGAGTCGCTACCGTCTGTGGTGATGATTTTTGCATGAAAATTGATGTCTCCAGAGAAGTGTTCGGGTGGAGTTACTGTCAGGTTCGTGAGTTCAGCACCAGTAACTTCCCATGAACCGTCTTCTTGCAGGGATCCGTGGGAAAAGGTTGTACCTTCGGGCATTCCGGTCAGTACTGCGACCACAGACTCACTGCCGTCAATATCGAATTCAGTGTACTCGATAGTGACGGGAATGGCAGTGTCTTCGTCGCCGTGGGAATTTTGGGAATCCACGATAACCGCGTCTGCAGTGCCTTCAACATCAACGCTGAAATTAGAGGAAGTGGTAGTGACTTCTCCTGTGGAGGTTTCCATAGTGTAGGCGTTTAGAGTCATATCGAAAGTTCCGCTGGCATCCGGCGGGGGAGTGAAAGTAAGATTCTCAAGTTGGGCTGCGGTAAAAGTCCATGATCCGTCACCGTTGTTGCTTCCTGTTGAGAACATGGCATCATCAGGTACACCGGAGATGGTCACACTCATGACTTCTGATCCATCCTCATCCATGAAGTCGGCATCGATATTAAGAGGAACGGCAGTGTCTTCTGTTCCAGTTGTATCATTTACGGTTAGATCGGCGGAATCCGTTTCTGCTGTGATCTTCACACCTAAAGTGTTGGAGAAGCTTGTTTGTGAGCCGTTAGATTCTTCTATGACGGTTTCGACTGTGAGTTTATAGTTGCCGTGCTCGTTTTCAGGAGGAACAAAGCTGAGCTGATCCAATGCAGTGGGATCAACGCTGAAACGACCATCTCCGAGATCAATAGCTCCGTTGATGCTTGCGCCCTCAGGTACATCACTGATGATGACTAAGACTAAGGATTCCGAACCATCGGAATCTCCGGTAGTCACCCTCAGGTCGAGATTTAGCGGAGTATCTTCTGTTCCACTGGAGTTGCCTAGTCGCACGCCGGGATGATCAACAACTGGATCAATGTCGGCGGTGACGTTTTCAACATCTTGTTGAGTTTCTCCGTCATTTCCGGTCTTTACCGCGGTCATGGTGAATTCGAACGAGCCTGCGAAGTCTGCTGGCGGGTTGATTGCGAGGTTGGCAATATTGGGATCGTCTCCGGGAATGATCCAATTACCATCAATAGGATTGTAAAATCCCATATTGGGAGTGGCTCCATCTGGAAGGTCTCTGATTACTATGGATTCCTGACTACCTCTTTCACCGAAATCAGGTATGGCTGTTATTGCAAAAGCCTGATCCTCAGTCCCTTCCGGTGGAGTAACGCTAAGTTCCGGTGCTTCGCTGGGATCGGCATTGTCATCGTCATTACTTCCTATTCCTAACTGATCTCTGATCCAGTCCACTAAATTATCCCACCAACTGCCGCCTCCACCATCTTCATTTATAGCCAGATCAAAAGAAATAGTGCTGGTTGCGGTATCGCCTTCTGATTCAGTGGCAATGGCATGTACGGTAACCGGTACAATCATGCTAGTGTCATCTCCTTTATGAACAAAGGAGAGATTGGCAAGTTGTTCATCAGAAACAAGGAATGACCCGCCACCGATGTTTAGCCCGTCAGTGGGGACTATCTGGGTTCCTTCCAGACCTGAAATGATGAAATTAAGTGATTCCGAACCATCGACATCGGTGAGTGCGCTACTGATCTCTGCGCTGATTTCGTCCCCGGAATCGCCGGAGATTGAATCAGCAGAGAGAGTAGGTGTGTCCGCATCTGCGATAACCCGAACGTTCAGCAGCCCTTCGCTGGTAGCGTTGACTCCCTCTCCATCGGTGATCATAGCCTTGATCGAAAGTTGGAAGTCATCACCGGAATCATCCGGCGGGGTGACGGTTACGTTGTTCAGGTCATCTGGCATAATTCGGAATACACTCGGTTCCTGTTCATCTGCTGCGGTCAGGGCAATTCCGTTTACCGAGAGTATAGCACCATCCGGTATGTCAGAGACTTCAACCCATTCCACTGATTCAGAATCGTCAGAATCTCTTAAGCCCGGATCAAGATTTAATGAAATTGCGGTGTCCTCTGTTCCGGTTGCAGAGCCGTATGAGCGAGGTGCATCAAGGCCCCCGCGAGCGGGTTGATCCACAACTGCGTCAACGTTTACGGTGGTGGTGTAATCATGAGATGCCTGCCGCCCGTCATTTTCCTGCACCACAACCTTGATATTGAGATTAAATTCTCCGGCAAAGTCTTTGGGTGGATTGACGGTCAGGTTTTGCATATCTTCCTGACTTACCGACCAGCGGCCGTTGCCGATGAATACCCCGGTGCTTAACGATGCCCCCTGCGGGAGATCGGATATAACGTAGCTGATGGTTTCCGAACTATCATCATCTGTGGAAGTAGCGTTAAAGTTAAGAGAAATGGGAGTGTCTTCGTTACCCTGCGCAACACCTATTTCCATTTCCGGTACATCGGGTACACCGCGAACCGTTACGTCCAGATTCTGCGGCTCAGAGTATGTCCGACTGCCGTCTTCTTCCACTGCCAGGGAACGTACGGTGAGGGTGAAACTCTCATTGGAATCCATGGGCGGAGTTATCTCAAGAGTGTCCAGCGCACTGGATGGAACCACCCAGTTTCCGTTAGCAAGCGGGGTACCGGCACTGAAACTGGAACCATTCGGAACATCTGAGAATTCTACATATAAAGATTCCGAACCGTCGGTGTCGGCAAGTCCTGCGCGGATGGTCAGTCCTATGCCGGAATCTTCATTACCTAGAGCATCAACTACGGTCAGAGAAGGAACATCGGCTACCCCTATCACGTCGACAGAGAAGTCAACGGAAGAAATAGCGGTGTCGTTGTTGGAACTTTCAGTGCTTGTTGCCAGCATGGACAGGTTGATGGGCCCGGAGAAGTTCTCCGGGGGAGTAAGTTCCAGACTATCAAAGTCTCCGGGATCGACAGTCCAAATGCCATCACCATTATTGGTTCCAGAGGACAGAGTTGCTCCGTCCGGTACACCTGAAATAGTTATGCCTAATGATTCTGAACCGTCGATGTCAGTGAGTTGGGCTCCCAGTGCCAGCTGCACAGGTGTATCTTCGTTGGTGGCTACATCCTGTGCTGTTACGGCTGGTGCGTCTGCATCTGCATTGAAAGTGGCTCTGAATCCATTGGTGCGAGTTGCGGTGTCGCCGTTCTCCGGTTCAACAGTGGTGACCTTGAATCCCAGCCGGACTGTTCCGCTGTAATCTTCAGGTGCGCTAAGCGAAATTGATCCGAGATCATCAGCTGGAACTGACCATTCGCCGTTACCAAGGTCTGCACCGCCGTTAACGGTAAAGCCTTCCGGTACTCCGGTTAT is a window of Maridesulfovibrio sp. DNA encoding:
- a CDS encoding Ig-like domain-containing protein: MADNPEANETGQEELDYLKQYHETNAAEQAEQTARDARQLDAQEYSQSAPQEGQAEQPFGGRKDDNALVAGRTGAAADQAEENAELNLGQLTGDVENAVAASEIESDPQSQTVENEPLQGVASTPESGLDGMAADSTDTSPERGDVRAADLTADALENPQNPEIPVQTSTAQVTSAEAVLPDETDAVLAGEDTAEDETPPPPVAQTPSIIATAATGDEDTDIALNINVASLDSDGGKESLSITISGVPEGVTLSAGTDLGNGNWQLYLADLNGLTLSTPENYSGNFNLTITATATEANGNTATTTSSMPVSATAVADAPELKATLGDTHEDRSADLTITGALIDTDGSEALTYEISNLPEGSSLTAGARNADGTWTLLPEDLDGLQFNPPSNYSGEITFDVAAIATDNDGSAARTETVLEANVTPVADTPDQSANNISGQEDTPTSIEVSSELTDSSESLSVQISNVPNGASLSHGIDLGNGVWSVDPADLGNLTVTPPADFSGSFDFEITSTATESDGSTASTSDTFTVSVSGVADAPELDVQNATGAEDNTSIPLDISSALTDLDSSETLSITVSNMPEGFTLNAGTNNGDGSWTLAPSNLAGLTITAPKDYSGEFNLSVSATSTEADGDTHTTSTTLPVSITGIADSPEVKAVDVSGTEDSSIALDLSAVTMDIDGSETITSTVITGVPEEFTISAGIDLGNGEWSIPVNQLADVSLTAPEHYSGTVSLGLTATAEDTGGDTATTSTNFSATFSAVADAPTVGAADVSGSEDSPIALTLGSSLVDTDGSETLGVVISGLPEGSTLSSGNALGNGEWAVPVADLADLTITPPRDFSGEMSLEITATSTEPDGSSAVSSAPFTVTVDAVADAPELTASLSGAEEDNGMAINVAGTLTDADGSENISYTISDVPDGFSLSDGILNNDGSWSLSPDQLNNLELIPPQDFSGNVSLTVTATSTDENGDTSNTTVNVDGIFAAVADAPIAAADNVSGNEDNPITLNLTAAVVDVDGSETLSTVITGVPAGASLSSGNDLGNGRWFVEPADLGNLTVTPPEHFSGTMNLALESTATDTGGVTDVTTAPFSVAVAPVIDSPTLGTETSRGNEDTSIAIDVDALLVDTDGSETLSLKIEGVPDGFNLSSGTKNADGTWNLEPDDINGLTMNTPQDYKGEFNITVTATSTESDGQTASVKSVIPVTVDAVADTPDLQVTAASTAEDTAVALDISSATTDITGTESITQLVISGVPEDASLSAGTLNGDGSWTLEPGQLQGLTLNPPADSNEDFTLTVTTTAVEPNGSTASNTTTLPVSSSGVADTPTISTEDANGTEDRFISLDIEGGVTDLDGSESIHFQISDLPNGATLNHGIRQSDGTWKVEADDIDSLAIKAPRNFSGKFDINVTSVATENDGDTARTSSPITVSVEADADRAWVRVRSVSGMEDEPLNLNLNTRVVDSSEEIQSTVITGVPEGFTVNGGADLGNGEWSVPADDLGSISLSAPEDYSGTVRLGFKVTTVEPENGDTATRTNGFRATFNADADAPAVTAQDVATNEDTPVQLALGAQLTDIDGSESLGITISGVPDGATLSSGTNNGDGIWTVDPGDFDSLELTPPENFSGPINLSMLATSTESSNNDTAISSVDFSVDVIGVADVPSLTVVDALGNEDSGIGLTIRAGLADTDGSESLYVEFSDVPNGSSFSAGTPLANGNWVVPSSALDTLEITPPMDSNESFTLTVRSLAVEEDGSRTYSEPQNLDVTVRGVPDVPEMEIGVAQGNEDTPISLNFNATSTDDDSSETISYVISDLPQGASLSTGVFIGNGRWSVSQEDMQNLTVNPPKDFAGEFNLNIKVVVQENDGRQASHDYTTTVNVDAVVDQPARGGLDAPRSYGSATGTEDTAISLNLDPGLRDSDDSESVEWVEVSDIPDGAILSVNGIALTAADEQEPSVFRIMPDDLNNVTVTPPDDSGDDFQLSIKAMITDGEGVNATSEGLLNVRVIADADTPTLSADSISGDSGDEISAEISSALTDVDGSESLNFIISGLEGTQIVPTDGLNIGGGSFLVSDEQLANLSFVHKGDDTSMIVPVTVHAIATESEGDTATSTISFDLAINEDGGGGSWWDNLVDWIRDQLGIGSNDDDNADPSEAPELSVTPPEGTEDQAFAITAIPDFGERGSQESIVIRDLPDGATPNMGFYNPIDGNWIIPGDDPNIANLAINPPADFAGSFEFTMTAVKTGNDGETQQDVENVTADIDPVVDHPGVRLGNSSGTEDTPLNLDLRVTTGDSDGSESLVLVIISDVPEGASINGAIDLGDGRFSVDPTALDQLSFVPPENEHGNYKLTVETVIEESNGSQTSFSNTLGVKITAETDSADLTVNDTTGTEDTAVPLNIDADFMDEDGSEVMSVTISGVPDDAMFSTGSNNGDGSWTFTAAQLENLTFTPPPDASGTFDMTLNAYTMETSTGEVTTTSSNFSVDVEGTADAVIVDSQNSHGDEDTAIPVTIEYTEFDIDGSESVVAVLTGMPEGTTFSHGSLQEDGSWEVTGAELTNLTVTPPEHFSGDINFHAKIITTDGSDSASSATDLTVSVAPIADAAVVEPQEAVGIEDTDIPLDLGVSLTDGSEILEVTVTGVPVGATLDAGTQNADGSWTLAADDLDGLTMTPAQNQSGEFILTVTATSTEPETGETATSSSTMTLDIVGVADAVTVNATDAAGKEDTAITINADFSYQDVDGSETVTAITVSGVPEGATLSVGTQNMDGTWTVDPSDLEGMTFTPSENFSGEVNLSLGFVNEEADGDTLVTTQDITVNVAGEADEVIVNATDSIGSEDTAIAIDVDFSYQDMDGSEIVTAIIVSGVPEGATLSVGTQNMDGTWTVDPSDLEGMTFTPSENFSGEVNLSLGFVNEEADGDTLVTTQDITVSVAGEADEVIVNATDSIGSEDTAIAIDADFSYQDMDGSEIVTVITVSGVPEGGTLSVGTQNLDGTWTVDSSDLEVMAFTPPENFSGEVNLSLGFVNAEADGDTLITTQDIAISVAGEADEVIVNATDSIGNEDAAIAIDANFSYQDMDGSENVTVITVSGVPEGGTLSVGTQNLDGTWTVDPSDLEVMTFTPPENFSGEVNLSLGFVNVEADGDTLVTTQDIAVTISVEGDPDGPLLSTEDVSGTQGEPIYLNMQAEAVAENKTLSLTILDLPEGSVLSAGLKNEDGSWSLEPEEIEGLQLNTPEDFSGDFSLNVTTTVKDEGNTFETFHSISVSVEASPEPFIPMSTGSHAYMDEIEINDDGNKNPNNISHQAQYYADQLGLQSTFKPEENAQPDAQELEQTLSGVPNGTSVDTLINNHIENQSEALAGEQILEDPIPAVQENIMEQGNENAYLIILENEMG